In Arcobacter sp. F2176, a single genomic region encodes these proteins:
- the hypE gene encoding hydrogenase expression/formation protein HypE produces MTKTITLAHGNGGQENNELITQVFYKAFKNDILSKSEDAAVIQDGTLAFSTDSFTVSPIEFPGANIGKLAICGTCNDLAMMGAKPKYLTCSVILEEGFDVETLNRIVSSMKKELEVNGAIVVSGDTKVVPRGSVDKIFINTTGIGEIEQKGISSNSIKEDDVIIVSNSIGKHGATIFAAREGIDFSTSLKSDCASLWPVVKKLIDSDIKIRALRDATRGGVSAVLNEWAKQSNICIEIEEEKIPVCDEVSGICEMLGFEALSLANEGTFVMAISKDQVDSALEVLKSCETSTEAAVIGKVTSRHKHKVVLNTAWGTQRFIDLPTGELLPRIC; encoded by the coding sequence ATGACTAAAACAATAACACTAGCACATGGTAATGGTGGGCAAGAGAATAATGAGCTTATAACGCAAGTTTTTTATAAGGCTTTTAAAAATGATATTCTAAGTAAGAGTGAAGATGCTGCTGTTATTCAAGATGGTACTTTAGCTTTTTCTACTGATAGTTTTACGGTTAGTCCTATAGAGTTCCCGGGTGCCAATATTGGTAAACTTGCTATTTGTGGTACTTGTAATGATTTAGCGATGATGGGTGCGAAGCCTAAATATCTTACTTGTTCTGTTATTCTTGAAGAGGGCTTTGATGTTGAAACTTTAAATAGAATTGTAAGTAGCATGAAAAAAGAGCTTGAGGTAAATGGTGCTATTGTTGTAAGTGGAGATACTAAAGTTGTGCCAAGAGGAAGTGTTGATAAAATTTTTATAAATACTACTGGTATTGGAGAGATAGAACAAAAAGGTATATCTTCTAATAGTATTAAAGAAGATGATGTAATTATCGTATCAAATTCTATTGGAAAGCATGGGGCGACTATTTTTGCTGCTAGAGAAGGAATAGATTTTTCTACAAGTTTAAAATCTGATTGTGCTTCACTTTGGCCTGTTGTTAAAAAACTTATAGATTCAGATATTAAAATAAGAGCCTTAAGAGATGCAACAAGAGGTGGAGTTAGTGCTGTATTAAATGAGTGGGCAAAACAATCAAATATTTGTATAGAAATAGAAGAAGAAAAAATACCTGTATGCGATGAGGTAAGTGGTATTTGTGAAATGTTAGGTTTTGAAGCTCTAAGTTTAGCAAATGAAGGTACTTTTGTGATGGCTATTTCAAAAGATCAAGTTGATAGTGCTTTAGAAGTTTTAAAATCGTGTGAGACTTCAACTGAGGCAGCTGTAATTGGAAAAGTTACTTCTAGACATAAGCATAAAGTAGTTTTAAATACAGCTTGGGGAACACAA